One segment of Sphingomonas telluris DNA contains the following:
- a CDS encoding DUF5801 repeats-in-toxin domain-containing protein — MAIVFSIDNDRVAAGTQNLTTDQTAGTQTPPDGNDVNITLSAASNIDGFGATANSVDAGFETYLAGLGLSPTQKAFAVNVDGAQSSNTFIQATANGGETFTDLRFIDPGATNLITGMQTLAGDPLYLHVDASGNFATVTTAQGAGGTVVAGFALINESINNVTHVATAGVQMVTFQAIKHTDTNSNDETLSFTDVLSVGASATLSFNFAQLDAGNFLWAAVGSSTSAMLITGQDLNVTDTAGGKQGDIDKGGTDPSDAVNTSKASDTTIGINAQHFADSGGGNPTDGSVGVFTFVTGLQPLSGQNPTYTGQNVKQIDYNNYINTSASAVNISQLTGSGTGDMKIALWEAGGGTPASGQDPDQAAGSLLPEEGYADVAGQSYSYIGDQDTDRHLTDDTIVNVGTVTIGANTWNWNDANITTGVTKGTVTVAISGNLITIHGAQAGDTINFTARDDPASALDGTFNRITIQALAHSASFDIGHIDLTQATSSGAGLGSHLFADDDGPGITGTLTGATALTVDETTLATDASASFAGQFTPSYGTDGQAATPVTYALSTPGGASGLVDTASGQNVVLSLNASGQIEGRTATSNALVFVVSVNASGTVSLDQQRAVVHPTNDPDESKSLSAANLVVLTATAHDGDGDIASSPLNIGQLLNFKDDGPGISGTLTNAPTLTVDETVLATNASASFAAQFTPSFGADGQGATPVAYALSTPGGASGLLDTATGQSVVLSVNASGQVEGRTSGSGALVFVVSVSSNGTVTLDQQRAVVHPTNDPDESKSLQAANLVVLTATANDKDGDSASTPLNIGQLLVFKDDGPGISGTLNNAPTLTVDETTLATDASASFAGQFTPTYGADGQGATPVGYALSTPGGASGLVDTASGESVVLSLNASGQVEGRTASGNVLVFVVSVDGSGNVSLDQKRAVVHPTSDPDESKTLSASNLVVLTATANDKDGDSASTPLNIGQLLVFKDDGPSITAVTNTGASVRHDETAGVQADTDVAGSAFITGNSGPTVASLFTGVGATEIGFARSTNSLVTVTGGSAGADGPATQELSYALSVVNGTPSGVSTTGGTAIFMYNGTGATAGLILGRVGNENGASADTPNGSGAIAFALSVNSLTGEVFQAQYLSLLHPTGGASSPDETIALADGAVQASVSRTDKDGDVATDSNNNIGLEVKFDDDGPTITGQAAGSLTPNDLQVANTLNATDSSSYTLGSGADGLKSFNIVGPADSSGDFTWQYFDVDGVNGVENNEIKGFYKGNALYTLELNNDGTYSFKMIGTLPGSTLNLSTAEIKAGAPDTNSIEVGAQENDQFVRISGDSSVGAGNINESNAFVGVDNGNLDTGETLIFTLHNANGSQVNFTGISIGTKAPASSYHVVAHLVGGGTYVQDLALAKNAAILVDPPGNVLVSSIEITKTAGSSTKIGIGDIDIFTLPADVQLGFTVELKDGDNDTTTASFVVDIDGNLDGNYDSNVNALSVVNPLSSSTLYDPFAHQHQDLLLM; from the coding sequence ATGGCTATCGTCTTCTCGATCGACAACGACCGCGTCGCGGCTGGTACGCAGAACCTGACCACGGATCAGACCGCCGGCACCCAGACGCCTCCCGACGGCAACGACGTCAACATCACGCTGTCGGCGGCCTCGAACATCGACGGCTTTGGTGCCACTGCGAATTCGGTCGATGCTGGCTTTGAAACCTATCTCGCCGGGCTAGGCCTAAGTCCCACCCAGAAGGCATTCGCCGTCAACGTAGACGGCGCGCAGAGCAGCAACACGTTCATCCAGGCGACGGCCAATGGCGGCGAGACGTTCACCGATCTCCGCTTCATCGATCCCGGCGCAACCAACCTGATCACCGGCATGCAGACGCTCGCGGGCGATCCGCTGTACCTGCATGTCGACGCCAGCGGGAACTTCGCAACCGTCACGACGGCGCAGGGCGCCGGCGGAACGGTCGTCGCCGGCTTCGCGCTGATCAATGAGTCCATCAACAATGTGACTCATGTCGCGACCGCCGGTGTCCAGATGGTCACGTTCCAGGCCATCAAGCACACGGACACCAACAGCAACGACGAGACACTCTCGTTCACGGACGTCCTGTCGGTCGGCGCGTCGGCGACGCTGTCCTTCAACTTCGCGCAGCTCGACGCGGGCAACTTCCTGTGGGCAGCGGTCGGCAGCTCGACCTCCGCGATGCTGATCACGGGACAGGATCTGAACGTCACGGACACGGCCGGCGGCAAGCAGGGCGACATCGACAAGGGCGGAACCGACCCGAGCGATGCAGTCAACACAAGCAAGGCGTCGGACACGACGATCGGAATCAACGCACAGCATTTCGCCGACAGCGGGGGCGGAAACCCGACTGACGGATCCGTCGGCGTATTCACCTTCGTCACGGGACTTCAGCCGCTTTCGGGGCAGAATCCGACGTACACGGGGCAGAACGTCAAGCAGATCGACTACAACAATTACATCAACACGAGCGCTTCGGCCGTGAACATCTCGCAACTGACGGGATCGGGCACCGGCGACATGAAGATCGCTCTGTGGGAAGCGGGCGGCGGCACGCCGGCCAGCGGCCAGGATCCGGACCAGGCGGCGGGGTCACTCCTACCTGAAGAGGGATACGCCGACGTTGCCGGCCAGTCGTACAGCTACATCGGCGATCAGGACACCGACAGGCATTTGACGGATGACACGATCGTCAATGTCGGCACCGTCACGATCGGCGCGAACACCTGGAACTGGAACGACGCGAACATCACAACGGGCGTGACAAAAGGCACCGTCACCGTCGCTATCAGCGGCAACTTGATCACGATTCACGGCGCGCAGGCTGGCGACACGATCAACTTCACCGCGCGCGACGATCCTGCCAGCGCGCTCGACGGAACGTTCAACCGCATCACCATCCAGGCGCTGGCGCACAGCGCGTCCTTCGACATCGGTCATATCGACCTGACGCAGGCCACGTCATCTGGCGCAGGTCTCGGCAGCCATCTGTTCGCGGACGACGACGGTCCGGGAATCACAGGGACGCTGACGGGCGCAACCGCGCTAACCGTCGATGAGACCACGCTCGCAACGGACGCAAGCGCATCGTTTGCCGGACAGTTCACGCCGAGCTACGGAACGGACGGCCAGGCCGCGACACCGGTCACTTACGCACTGTCGACACCGGGCGGAGCTTCCGGACTCGTCGATACGGCGAGCGGACAGAACGTCGTTCTGAGCCTGAACGCCAGCGGCCAGATCGAGGGACGGACGGCGACAAGCAACGCGCTCGTCTTTGTCGTCAGCGTGAACGCGAGCGGCACCGTCTCACTCGACCAGCAGCGTGCCGTGGTTCACCCGACCAACGATCCGGATGAATCCAAATCGCTGTCGGCGGCCAACCTCGTCGTGCTTACGGCGACTGCGCATGACGGTGACGGCGACATCGCGTCGTCGCCGCTGAACATCGGCCAGTTGCTCAACTTCAAGGACGATGGTCCGGGCATTAGCGGGACGTTGACCAATGCGCCCACGCTGACCGTCGACGAGACCGTCCTCGCGACCAATGCGAGCGCGTCATTCGCGGCCCAGTTCACCCCGTCGTTCGGAGCCGACGGCCAGGGGGCGACGCCGGTGGCCTACGCCCTGTCCACGCCGGGCGGAGCCTCCGGACTCCTCGATACGGCGACCGGCCAGAGCGTGGTCCTCAGCGTCAACGCCAGCGGCCAGGTCGAAGGAAGGACTTCAGGCAGCGGCGCGCTCGTCTTTGTCGTCAGCGTGAGTTCGAATGGCACGGTCACGCTCGATCAGCAGCGCGCCGTCGTTCACCCAACGAACGATCCGGACGAGTCCAAGTCGCTCCAGGCGGCCAACCTCGTCGTGCTTACGGCGACCGCGAACGACAAGGATGGCGACAGCGCATCGACGCCGCTGAACATCGGGCAGCTGCTCGTCTTCAAGGATGACGGTCCCGGCATCAGCGGCACGCTGAACAATGCGCCGACGCTCACTGTGGACGAGACGACTCTCGCCACTGACGCCAGCGCCTCGTTCGCCGGCCAATTCACGCCAACCTATGGCGCGGACGGCCAGGGCGCGACGCCGGTAGGCTATGCGTTGTCGACGCCGGGCGGCGCTTCGGGACTTGTCGACACGGCGAGCGGCGAAAGCGTCGTGCTCAGCCTGAACGCCAGCGGGCAGGTCGAAGGACGAACCGCGAGCGGTAACGTGCTCGTCTTCGTCGTAAGCGTGGATGGTAGCGGCAATGTGTCGCTCGATCAGAAGCGAGCCGTGGTTCATCCCACGAGCGATCCCGACGAGTCCAAAACCCTATCGGCCTCGAACCTCGTCGTTCTCACGGCAACGGCGAACGACAAGGATGGCGACAGCGCGTCCACGCCGCTGAACATCGGACAGCTCCTCGTCTTCAAGGATGACGGACCGTCGATCACGGCAGTGACGAACACAGGCGCATCCGTGCGGCATGACGAGACGGCTGGAGTCCAGGCCGACACCGACGTCGCCGGATCGGCATTCATCACCGGCAATAGTGGACCCACGGTCGCGAGCCTTTTCACGGGCGTCGGCGCGACGGAGATTGGCTTCGCTCGAAGCACCAACTCCTTGGTGACGGTGACGGGCGGAAGTGCTGGCGCCGATGGTCCTGCGACGCAGGAGCTGAGCTATGCGCTGAGCGTGGTCAACGGCACGCCCTCCGGCGTTTCGACGACCGGCGGCACCGCGATCTTCATGTACAACGGCACCGGCGCGACTGCGGGACTGATCCTCGGCCGGGTGGGCAACGAGAACGGCGCAAGCGCCGACACCCCCAATGGCAGCGGAGCGATCGCCTTCGCGCTTTCGGTGAATTCGCTGACGGGCGAAGTCTTCCAGGCGCAGTATCTGTCACTACTGCATCCAACCGGCGGTGCATCGTCACCCGACGAGACAATCGCCCTTGCGGATGGAGCCGTGCAGGCGAGCGTGTCGAGGACAGACAAGGACGGCGATGTCGCCACGGACTCGAACAACAACATCGGGCTCGAAGTGAAGTTCGATGATGATGGCCCAACCATCACAGGCCAGGCGGCGGGCAGTTTGACGCCGAACGACCTGCAGGTCGCGAACACTCTGAACGCGACGGACTCCAGCTCCTACACGCTGGGATCTGGAGCGGACGGGTTGAAGAGTTTCAACATCGTCGGACCGGCTGACTCGAGCGGTGATTTCACCTGGCAGTACTTTGACGTGGATGGCGTCAACGGCGTCGAGAACAACGAGATCAAGGGCTTCTACAAGGGGAATGCCCTGTACACGTTGGAGCTCAACAACGACGGCACGTACAGCTTCAAGATGATCGGTACGTTGCCGGGTTCAACGCTGAATCTGAGTACTGCCGAGATCAAGGCAGGAGCACCGGACACGAACAGCATCGAAGTCGGCGCGCAAGAGAACGATCAATTCGTTCGTATCTCCGGCGATAGCAGTGTCGGCGCCGGCAACATCAACGAGAGCAATGCCTTTGTGGGCGTGGACAACGGCAATCTGGATACCGGAGAGACGCTGATCTTCACCCTGCACAACGCCAACGGATCGCAGGTGAATTTCACCGGCATCAGCATCGGTACGAAGGCGCCGGCGTCCAGTTACCACGTTGTTGCTCACTTGGTCGGCGGCGGCACCTACGTGCAGGACCTCGCGCTCGCCAAGAATGCGGCGATTCTAGTCGACCCACCGGGCAACGTGCTGGTCAGTTCTATCGAGATCACCAAGACTGCCGGTTCCTCCACCAAGATCGGCATTGGCGACATCGACATCTTCACGCTGCCGGCCGACGTGCAGCTCGGCTTCACAGTCGAACTGAAGGACGGAGACAATGACACGACGACTGCGAGCTTCGTCGTGGACATCGATGGCAACCTCGATGGGAACTACGATTCAAACGTGAATGCGCTGAGTGTCGTGAATCCGCTGAGCAGCAGCACGCTCTACGATCCGTTCGCTCATCAGCATCAGGACCTATTGCTGATGTGA